The DNA region TCCCTCCAATTTGATATTCAAAGTTTGATTTTGCTGCTGTCATTAAGACTATCCTTTACATTTTTTAATATATTTAGCTTTAATTTCATATACAGTCATATAAATAATTTATTATCTAACAGTCCTAGAGAATAATTATACTATTTTCATTCATCAACTGACTTTACCTGACTTTTACCTATTTTTAGGTTGTGAGTATTCCTAATTAATTAATTAATATCTGACTTTTTCCTCTTGTATGATTCACAACATAGCATAAAGATACTGATATGGTTTAAAGAAACTTACAGATGCCATTAACTATTAAAGGAGTCTCAAATGTCTTTTCCAAGCTTGAAAAAATTTCTTTTATTTGCTTCTGGTATCAATACTAACATCGTATCTGATGAGTCGATGTCTCCTGAAAACCGTTTTTCAGAAGAGAATAAGTACGCATCTATTGGTGCATCTATTTTACTTACTTCCGTTGTAGCTTTTTTATCTGGAAGCTATGCATTATACACTGTATTTAACTCTGCCCTAGTCTCTAGTTCAATAGGTTTTATTTGGGGAATAAAGATTTTTAATTTAGATAGGTTTGTTATTTTAAGTAGTAGGAAGAAAAAAAATAATTTTCGGGCAGATATTATAGTAATTATTCCTCGTTTACTGCTGGCTTTCTCCTTAGGATTTGTTATTGCTAAACCTGTGGAAATAAAAATTTTTGAAAATAAAATAAACCAAAAAATTGATGAGGTTAATACCCTAAAAAGCGCAGATTTGGAGAAAAATGAGAGGAATTTATTGGAGGAAATTCATAAAAAACAAGTGAATGAAATAGCTTTCTTACAACGAAAGTATTATTCAATTGAGCTTGTGAAAAAAAGTAATGAAAATTACGAGCAACAAAAAGAGAAAGTGCAAAAGCAAACTAAACTGATGCTAGAAAAACTTAAAACGAAAGATGAAATAGGACTCATAGGAAAAATTCAAATATTAGAAGAATTGAAAAAAGATAACCCAACAATTGAACATAGCAGTTTATTTATTACTATTTTATTTATTGCTATAGATAGTGTTCCCATAACACTTAAACTTCTATGTAAATATAGCCCATACGACGCTTACATTGAAACACAAGAAGAAAATGCAATTTATTTAAAATCAAAAGAATTGTCAGATATAGAGAAAAACAATAATGAAATAATAAATATGAAAAAAATCGATAACTTGTCTAATACTATATTATCAATTACAGTGAAAGCATCAAATGAGAAAGAATTAACAAAATTAGCTAAACATCAGCTTGATAAGCTGAATGAAGTTAATTTAATTTCTCCTAATATTAGAGATATTAGAAATGAAATTTTACAAAGAAGTTTACAAAATAATCAAAAGAAGGTATTAATAGCACTTACACCTAATGTAGGAAATCTACAAATACTAAGTAGTAATGAAAATGGTAAACCAAACACCAAAAACTAAACACTATCTCGGCATAAATAGGCAATTATCAATCACGGCTATAAAAACTAAGTCCGCCTTTGCAGATTTATGGTAAATCAAGGGTTTGAAACCCACTTAGGATAGGTTTTGTCTTTCTAGCTGTGGTTTTCAATACCTCAAATGAGTATCTCACACCAATTCACAATTTGCAATACTTCGGCTAGGCTCAGTACAAGTTTGCAATGGGCAACTCTTAAAGACGCTAAAAGCGAACGCCCCGCTACGCTAACGCAATAAAAAACCTTAGAGATACTTGCCTTTCAGGCTCTACATCTGTTTGATAATTTTAGTGAATTGGTATCACCTAGCGTAATTAATCAACTTTTAAATGGAGTATTATCACCATGTACGGAATAAAAAAGTTAGCTATTAAAAAGTTTAGCCTTTTGCAAAAATGGACTAATTTTTGGAAATTTACACGCCAAGTTGCAGATGTCAATGGTGATGGACGAACTGATATTGTTGCTTTTGGCTGTGATGCTGTTTATGTATCTTTGGGTCAAAGTAATGGAACTTTTGGTCAAGCTTTTACAGGCATAACTGATAGTTTTACTATCAATCAAGGAGAATGGACTAGCTTTGATAAGTATCCGCGTCAACTCGCTGATGTCAATGGTGATGGTCGCGCCGATATTGTTGGCTTTGGATACGATAATGTCTTTGTTTCTCTTGGTCAAAGCAATGGAACTTTTGGCCCAACATCTGTAGCAAAAAATGATGATTTTACTGTTAATAAAGGAGGATGGACTAGCTTTGATAAGTATCCGCGTCAACTCGCTGATGTCAATGGTGATGGTCGCGCCGATATTGTTGGCTTTGGATATGATAATGTCTTTGTTTCTCTTGGTCAAAGCAATGGAACTTTTGGCCCAACATCTGTAGCGAAAAATGATGATTTTACTGTTAATAAAGGTGATAGGAATAACTTTGACCACAAGCCACGCCAGCTTGGTGATGTAAATGGTGATGGCAAAGCAGATATTATTGGTTTTGCTCAAGATGGAACTTATGTAGCTTTAGCTAATAATCAGACAACACCACCTCCAATGAATAATCAGTATGTTGTAGCTGGTTACTTACCTTCCTGGGGTATTAGTAGTACTACTAATCCTGCAACTATTCCGGTTAATAAGCTAACACATTTGTTTTATGCCTTTGCAGATGTCGATACAGAAGGTAACGTCAAACTGAGTCCAGATGGTCAGGATGGTGACATCAATGTACTAAAATCTCTCAAAGCTCAAAATCCCAAGCTAAAAATCCTTGTTTCTATCGGTGGTGCAGGAGAAAATGATTTTTCCTCAGCAGCTTCTACGGCACAATCTAGGATATTCTTTGCTCAGTCTGCCATCAATTTTATGAAAAATAATGGTTTTGATGGCATCGATATTGATTGGGAATTTCCTAAGAAAGAAGAGAATAGTAATTACATTCAATTGCTGAGTGAGTTACGTCAAGAACTTAATAACGCATCTACTACAGATGGAAATAAATATCTGCTGACTACTGCCCTTTCTGGTTCTCCCTATCAATTGTCTCCATCAGATTACGCTGATGCTCCTTACGATTTAAACTCAACTGTTTTGAAAACTACTTCTGAATATGTTGACTTTATCAACTTAATGACCTATGACTACCACGGTAGTTGGGAAAACACAACCAATCACCAAGCTGCTTTGTATAAAAGTAGCAGTGATCAATCATATAACAGTGACAAACTCAATGCTGACTGGTCAGTTAAAAAGTATTTGAGTGCTGGTGTTGAAGCTAAGGATATTGTATTAGGAGTTCCTCTTTACAGTCCCACTTGGGCGGGAGTGAAAGCTGGTTCTAATAATGATGGATTGTTTCAAAGTGCTACCTCGGCAAATGATCCACTTTTGTATAAAGATATCCATGCTCAGGTGGGTACAGATGGATATCAATATAACTGGGATGATAGTGCCAAAGTTCCCTATATTTATAATTCTCAAAAACAAGAGTTTAGTACCTATGAAGATAAACGTTCAGTCCTCGAAAAAGTTAATTATGTTGAACAACAAGGTCTAGGTGGAATATTTTTCTGGCAACTCATTGGTGACTTGCCAATCACTCATTCTGATTCATTAGTTAATGTTGCTGCTGCTAATTTGTTGTAGAGCCTAACTTTAGCATGAATACGCTTGGTTTTGTAAAAAATTGTAGTTTGGATTAAGCAAAGTGCAACCCAACAAAGTCAACCTACGCATTTTAAGGTTTTTGGTCGTATTGAAGTATATGTAGGGTGGAATAGCACTTACTTAAGCTACGCTAGCCTGCGGGAAGCCGCTTTGCGTCTACTTTAAAATAATATTTCTGAAAAATTAGATAGGAGTTCTATATGGGAATCGTAATTGATTTTTGAAATTATCTAGGTAGGCGGGGAGACCCAAAGAGAAGAAAGAAGAAAGAGATATATAATTTTTAAAAATGATTAAGGACTGCTATATATATTCTATAGTAGTATATATGGGACTCCTATTTGATTTGCTAAAAAAGTTTATAAAAGTCGAAATAACTGATTTCGTATTTTTGACTCTCTGCCTAGCCAAATAAGTTCATAAATCATATAGTATTCCGATAGATAAACCTATAAATAAACAACAAAAATAGCTATTTCCTCAGCATCCATGAACTCAAAATTAGCCTTTACTTGGGAGAAAGCTAAACAGCTTGCCGAACAAATTGTCTTCAATAATCTTCAAGAACACCTCAAAGATATTGAAATAGATGTGCTTCGAGGCTCGTGGGAGGGTCTGACTTATGAAAAGATGGCAGAGCAGTACCATATGTCTGTAAGCTACCTCAGAGGAGATGTGGGTTATTATCTGTGGCGAAAGCTCTCAGAGGCGTTAGGGGAAGAGGTAACAAAGAGTAATTTTAAAGGAGCGCTGGAAAGAGCCGGGGAAAGGCAACTACCTCCACATATTGATAGCAATGTCAAGGAGCCAAAATCACCGTTAGCAGAGTTAGCGTTTCCAGATGGTTCAGTTCCTCTGGGTTCTCCTTTTTATGTGAACCGAGATGCCCTAGAGTCTGTTTGTTACGAGACAGTTCTTAAACCAGCTTCTTTAATTCGGATTAAAGCACCGAAACTGATGGGCAAAACTTCATTGCTTACCAGAATTCTGGCTCATGCTGAATCCCAGAATTATCAAACCGTATATTTGGATTTAAGTAGTGTAGAGCGAGCAATTTTAACGAATTTGGACAAGTTCGTGCTTTGGTTGTGTTTTATGGTTGGTCGGAAGTTAAAGTTAGAAAATCGGTTAAAAGATTATTGGGAAACAGAAATTTTAGGTAGCAATGATAACTGCACAGTGTACTTTGAAGAGTATTTATTGCCACAAATAAATTGTCCTTTGGTATTAGGCTTAGATGAAGTAGATCGGATTTTTCCCTATAACCAAGTGGTTGAAGACTTTTTTGGGATGCTGCGAAGTTGGCATGAGAAAGGGAAAATTTCTGAGCAATGGAAACAACTAAGACTGGTGATTGCACATTCTACCGAAGTTTATATCCCCTTAGACATGAACCAATCTCCTTTTAATGCGGGGCTACCAGTAACATTGTTGGAATTTGACCACAAGCAGGTACTAAATTTGGCTCACCTTCATGGACTGAATTGGAATGACATTCAGGTAAAGGAATTAATGAATATAGTGGGAGGACATCCTTATCTACTGCGATTAGCAATGTATAAAGTTTACACTACAAAGGCAACGCTAAAGCAACTATTACAAGATGCTTCCACAGAAGCGGGAATTTATAGCAGCCATCTGCGGTGGTACTTAGAAATGCTGCACTCGGAAGAGGCTCAAGGTTTAAAAGAAGCGTTAAAAAAGGTGGTCATTTCACTTGAGCCAGTGGAATTAGATTCAATGCAGATTTATAAGTTGCACAGTATGGGATTAGTGCAGCAACAAGACAATCAGGTAATGCCTAGATGCAATTTGTACCGTGAGTATTTCCGCAGAGTCTTGTAATACCAATTTAATGTGAAGTTGCACATATCTTGATCCCTCTAAATCCACACCACTTGCTACAAGTCGGGGAACCCGCCCAACGCAGTGGCTCCTCTTAAAAAGCATGGCTGTTTCATTCGCTAGTTTGTGAGATTTGTCAAGAGGGTAATCTCACGCAAAGGCGCAAAGAAAAATGACATTATTTGGGCTTCAAGACGCAAATTTTTTTGCCCTAATTGTGACCTTGCTCTCAATTTTAATCTCTTCGACCCTTGCAATTTTAACCATTTTAGGGAACGAAACAGCCCTGAGGGCTAGGGGGGATCGAATTCTATGCGGCCTCATAAGAAATTGGTGTAAGTAGCTATCAGTGCCGTAGAAATACAGCAGAATTCACTCAAAGATTGCTGAATTCTGAATTCTGGCTTTTGAATTGTTCAATCATGATTTTGGTCTATATAATAACAATTTAGTTTGCACTTCATGAGTGCTGCGTCAAATCTACACCAACTATGCGTCCATCTTCTATTTGAATAATGCGGTCGGCAATATCAAGAATGCGATTATCATGAGTTACCATTAAAATAGTACAAGATTGTTCCTTAGCTAGTCGCTGCATCAGTTCTACAACATCCCGGCCTGATTTACTATCTAAAGCAGCAGTAGGTTCATCAGCTAAGACCAATTTGGGATGACTTACTAAAGCACGAGCGACTGCAACTCTTTGTTTTTGTCCACCGGAGAGATTATCAGGGTAGTAATTTAATCTATGACTCAATCCCACTGCTTCTAGCATAGCTTTAGCTCTAGTGTCAGCTTCTTGTTTAGAAAAGCCTCTGTGCAGTTCAACTGACATTTGGACATTTTGGAATACAGTTAAAAATCGTAGCAAGTTATGAGCCTGAAAAATATATCCAGTATTTCGTCGGACATCGAGAATTTGCTTGTTATTTGCCTTATAAAGTTCTCTGTCAAAAACTTTCAAACTTCCATTTTGAACAGACCGTAAGCCACCAATCAAAGTTAACAACGTTGTTTTACCTGAGCCTGATTGACCCATCAAAATAATTATTTCACCTGGTTGAATTTGGAGGTTGACGTTAAATAAAATTTGTTTACGTAATTCTCCTTGACCAAAAAAGTAGTTGAGATTTTGAATATTGATAATGGCAGATTGTTTCATAGTTATATAAACTTTTAAGTTGTTCAGGTTGTCATAAGTTCACAATCTCATTAAAAGATATCAGCTGGATCTGCCGATTGCACTTTACGTATTGCGATCGCTCCCGATATCGCACACATCAAAATTGTTAAAATTACAACAGTTGCGGCTCGACTAAAAGTCATATAAATGGGCAGCAAAGTAGCATTACGTGTCATATCATACAATCCCAGGCACAATGAAAAACCGGGAATATATCCTAAAACTGATAGGATGATAGCTTCTTGAAATACAAGACTAAATAAGAATGAACTTTTATAACCCATTGCTTTTAGAGTGGCATATTCTGCCAAGTGTTCTGATACATCTGAATATAAAATTTGATAGACAATTACGGCTCCAACCATAAATCCCATAATCGTACCTACTGTAAAAATAAATCCAATGGCTGTACTACTCTTCCAATAATCTTTTTCTAGCTGAATAAATTCTTGTTTAGATAACACTCTGACATCTTGAGGTAACTCTTTCTGCATCGCTTCTACTAAATTTTTAACATTCACATTTGGTTTTAAGCGAATTAGTCCGATATCAATCAGTCCTCTTTGGCGTTTATTGTCAAATATTCGGAGAAAATTTAAATCACTTGTAATTAAAGTGCCATTTGCTGCAAAAGATGTTCCTAACTCAAATAAAGCTCCGATAGTAATTTGCCGATTATTTACTTCTGTAGAGATTGCTATTCCTTGATCAAACTCAGTAGCTATTGTCCCAAATTCTGGTCGAGAATTCCGATCAAATAAAGCAACATCTGGAATCTTTATTTTGTCTATATTTTCTTGTACTTCTGGTAAGTCTAAAACATCTTCATCAGGATTAATTCCTATAATTAAAATTTGCCGACTAGTATAGTTCTGTGGATTAGTCCAAAAACCAAAATCTAGATATACAGAACTTATCGATTCTACACCATCAAAGCTTTGTACTTGGTATAAATGTCTTTGGGAAAATGTTTTTAAAGTATTCAAAGCAATGCTTCTAGAGCTAATTAAAAAAATGTCACTCTTCAACTTGGTATGTAGACGGATATTACTATCATATAGACCATCGCTAAACCCTAACTGCATAAACATCAGAATTATAGCAAAAGCAATACCGGCTAGCGCAATTAATAAGCGAGTTCTTTTATGAGTCAGTTGTAGCCAAGCTACAATTAATGAAAACTTCATAGTGAGTTAAGGTTTAATGAGTACATTAACTGCTAAATTAGTTAGTCTCGTAACAAGTTTACTATCTGTTAAACGGATTTTGACTTCGATTACTCTAGCGTCAATCTTAGCTGCTGGGTCAGTATTCAAAACATCCTTTTTTCCAACTTGTAAACCCATTTGTTCAACTACACCTGGAATAGATTTAGAGAAAGCACTACTAGAAATTATGGCTGTTTGACCAACTTTTACCCTATGAATATCTGTTTCATAAACTTCTGCAACGACATACATTTGTTGAGTGTTACCAATTTGCAGAATACCTTGGTCAGAAATTGCTTCTCCTGAATGAGCAAAAATTTTGAGAATTTGGCCAGACTGAGGGGCACGAATTATTGTAAGTTCTAAGCGAGCGATCGCTAGTTTCAAATTACTATTCGCTGATTCTACTTGAACTTTACTTTCTGCTAGCTGTAAACTAGCTTGTGCTGACCGAACTTGTGCCTGTGCATAGAGGAGATCGGTACTTCGTCCTTGTTCTAACTTAGCAAGTATAGCTTTGGCATTATTTAGCTCATTTTCTGTGCTACTAACCTCTAATAATTTATCATCCAAAGATTGTTGGGAAATAGCTCCTTGCATTTGTAAATAAGAGAAGCGTTCTAAGTCTTTTTGTTTAGCTTGTAGAGCTATCTCTATTTTTTGTACTGTTGCTTTTTGAGCCTCAATTTCTGACATTTGAGGCATTTTTATCTGCCTAATTCGAGATTCTGCTTCTTCAATTTGAGCTTTGCCAAACATACTCTCAGCTTTGAAGCGATTACGAGCTTCTTGCAACTGAGTGGCCGCAGCATTTTTTTCTGCTAATCGTTCTTGATAACTATCTAAATAGGCTAAGACATCGCCTACTTTTACTTGCTGACCTTCTTGGACTAACAACTTATCAATGCGTTCTTCACGACTACCTCCAATTGTAATTACTTCTCCTTGAGGTTCCACCCGACCTAGCGATGTAACCGACCTCACCCGATTTTTTTGCTCTTGAACCTTTGCGATCGCCATCTGAGAATCGGGTGCTTGGGTGTGATAAAATTGGTAAATTTTTATCATACTAATTCCTAAAACACCAACGATTGGTATTAGAATTAGCCTTTTACTTGAAGGTTTTAAAACTAAATTTAGATTCAACTTTACAACCTCAATAATTTAACTGATGTTTTTATCGAAAATTCAGAATTAATTTGGAACGAAAAAGTGTCTGAATCAAGACCCTGCTGAATTGCTTGCCATGTTATTCCTGTAGCTGATAAATGGGATCAATATTTTCTTTCTCTATCATTCGCAAAGGTTGATATAGATAACTAAAAATTGCTACCCAGAAATTGAGTGTTCCCAAAACTATAAATAACAGCCCGATGCCTCGCCCTGCTCCAATGCCGATAATTTTACCGACACTACTAGCCAGTAGACCACCACTAGCCAAAAGTGGCTCGAATACATAATCGGCTAAAGGCCCAGCTAGGAGATAAGCGAGTGGAAAGGAAGACCAGGCAATCATTAGCCGCACTGCAAAGACTCGTCCTTGCACATCCGGTGGTACTTTGATTTGCCAGATAGCTTGATTGGAACCATCCATAAATGGCACGCAGAAAAAAACGCCAAAGGCTGCTGCTGTAATTAATGGTATGGAAGGGTATAGTCCAATGAGGAGCAAACACATTGCTTGCAGCAAACCGAAACCGAAAACACCGTACACGCGAGGCTTTGGGCCTCCCCAAACGCTCATGATAATACCACCCACTAACATACCACTACCTGCAATAGACATCACGTTGCCAAGGATTGCAGGTGAAGTAAAAGCTAGAAGCATAGGTGTAATTAAGACACTGGCAATTCCCAATCCAAAATTGCTCCCAGCAAAAAACAATAACAGTCCCAATAAACCTGGACGTTTGATAATGTAAGTCCAGCCATAAACTGCTTCTTTTAATAGCGAGGCTTTTTCTTGATTGCCTGCGGTAGTTTTTTCGGGTTTGGGGAACTGGACAATCAAGAGAGTAACGACGGCGCAGATATAGCTGGCGAAGTCAATCAAAAGCACACCCTTAACTCCAATTGTCAAAACCATCACCCCTGCCAAAGCTGGGGCGAAAAGCCTTGCGGATGCTTCCCCGATGTTTGTCATCCCACTGGCACGACCAAGATGCTGTTTGGAGACAAGCAATGTGATAGTTGCAGAATAAGCTGGAAACTGAAAGGCAGTGCAAACTGAGATGACAGACATACCAGTATAAATATGCCAAACCTGAAGTTGATTAATTAAAAGTAGTAATACAAGAACCAGGGTAGTTAGACCCGCTATAGTATTACAGAGTAACATGGTTGTGCGTCGCTCCCAGCGATCCACAAGCGCACCAGTAATAGGTGATAGTACAATCCCAGGCAACGTAGTAAACAAAGAAATGAGCGCAAATTGAGTAACTGATCCTGTTCGTTGGTAAACCCACAAACCAAGAGCAAAGCCAGTTAGTCCTGAGCCGATGAGCGAGATGAGTTGCCCAAACCAGGTAATCATAAATACCTGTAATTTATTGGTTATGGTAGGTTTGTCCATGTCTTTTGTTAATAGTTGCAATGTTTATAGCAGTTAGCACAATTCGCAATTCGCAATTAATGCCCACGGATAAATCTGGGGGCTAGAACCAAGCAAAGTTTAAAATTTATCTATCCATAAATGAATTTAGGGGCTTGTACCATCAAGGAATAATTGGTCATATTTGTATTAGTAGATATCTAGTAAAATTAAATATGCGTTACCCAGAACCCTTGTAGAGACGTAGCTACGTCTCTACGTTTTCCTATGTCTAGTGTGCCAATTGCGTAAATCTTACTAGATTTGATCTAGTTCCTTGGCAACAGTGTTAACAGTGAAATGAATTTGCTCAGGTGTATGATTGAAGTTGATAAAAAATCGTAGGCGAGCGGCTTTGTCTTCTACCGCAGGATAAATTTGAGGTAGTACATTAATTCCACGGTCAAACAGGGCTTGGGAGAGTTGGATGCAACGCACAGAGTTGCCCACAATCACAGGAATCACCGCAGAATGCTTACTCATACCAGTATTCAGCCGACGATCGCTTGCTAATTCCAAAAACAATTTAGCTCGCTCATGCAGAGATTGTACTCTTTCTGGTTCTGCTTTTAGCTTGCGTATAGAAGCTAGTGCTGCTGCTGTGTTTCCTGGTGACATACCAGCACTATAAACAAAAGCAGGAGCAGTATATTTCAGATATTTGACTACAGCCTGACAACCTGCAATATAGCCTCCACAGCTAGCGAATGATTTGCTAATTGTACCCATCCACAAATCTATGTCAGCAGGGTTAACACTATGATACTCACCGATACCGCGACCGCGATCACCAATCACACCCATAGAATGGGCTTCGTCTACCATTAAAAAGCTTTTGTGACGCTTCTTAATTTCGATAAACTTGGGCAAATCAGGAATATCGCCATCCATGCTATAAACACCTTCAATGACAATCAATACACGTTTGTAGCGACGGCGTTGTTCGGTAAGTATTTGATCTACAGTTTGCCAGTCGTTATGTGGAAAACTGATGCGGGTGGAACCAGATAACAAGCATCCTTGGAGGATACTGTTGTGGATTAGCTCGTCATGGAGTATCAGGTCATTTTTGTCAAAAAGGTGACCAATTGTGCTTTCGTTAGTAGCATGACCTGCTGTAAAAACGATCGCATCTTCTGCACCTATTAAAGATGCAATTTCTTGTTCTAACTCTCGGTGTATCGTAATTTCACCTGAGAGCAAGCGGCTAGCTGATACGGATGTTCCATAGCGATCAATGGCTGCCTTTGCTGCTAAAGATACATCTGGATCGTTGGCAAATCCTAGATAATTGTAACTCGAAAAATTAATAACTTCCCGACCATCTATTACTATAGTATTGCTATTTATCCCTTCACGAACTTTGAAATAAGGATCAACAACTCCACCTTTAGTTTTGATGCCAGAAATCATTTGTTCTAGGTTGCGGTACTGGGGAGAATGGGAAAAATCATAGTATGCCAGGGGAATATCATCATTATCGTTATCGTTAGTAAATATTTCTACTGCACTTGTCTTTTTTTGAATAAGTTGTTTCAAAAGGCTGCGCTTTTCTTCTACGGACAAAGTTGATATTTTTGTAGTTAGATCGGTCATTTGTCTTGCTCCTAATTTAATGCTTCTTGAAGTAAAGAATCGATTTCTGAGTCTGAGAATTCATTGAGATTAGATAAGAGATTTTCTATTAACCAATTGTCTGCTACTGTCAACATTTCATTTTTATTGATGATGAGACTTTCTCTTGGCTCTGTATCTGCCAAGTTCATATCAGATAGTAGTTGCGTGATTAACTGGTCAATACTTGGGGCGGCAAAAAACTGAGTAATGGAAATTTCTATTTCTAATTCAGCTTGAATGCGGTCTTTTAATTCCAGACACATCAAGGAATCCATTCCCAAGGTACTTAAAGATTGTTGCACATCTATTTTAGCAACAGGAATTTGTAAGGCTTTTGCTATTTCTGCCAACAGATAAGAACGCAATGATTGAGAGCGATCGCTATGATCAAGAGGCGTAATAGGAACAATCAAACTGTCATTATTGATTGGCAATTTTGTTTGATTGCGGTCAATCACTGGTTCCACCCAATAGCGTTGGCGTTGCCAAGGATAAGTTGGTAGATTTACCCGTTGTCGTACATACTCTTGGTCAAAACCAGACCAGTTAACTGATATCCCCCGAACATAAAGGTCTGCCAAACTTGAGAGTAAAACTCGCCAATCCTCTTGTCCTTGACGCAGGCTAGGAAGCCAAGTTGCTTTTAGCTCTGGCAGACAATGACGACCCATACCTAACAATATTGGTTTTGGCCCCATCTCTACAAACACGTCATAACCATACTTATGCAGTGTTTCCATACTCTGGGCAAATTGTACTTCCTCGCGTAAATGACGACACCAATATTCAGGAGCGATCGCTTCAGATTTTAGTCGTCCACTAACATTAGAAATGATGTCAATTTGGGGAACACTATATTTAACAGTCGCAGCAATCCGATGAAACTCTGCCAAAATTGGCTCCATCAAAGGTGAATGGAAGGCGTGGGAAGTTTGTAGCTTTTTAGTTTTAATCCCTGCGGCTTCTAAGACCAGACAAATTTTCCGAATAGCCTGTTGTTCTCCAGAAATTACTGTGTTTTGCAGTCCATTGTAGGCAGCAAAGCTGACTTTTTCCTCATCAATAGTTGTAATTGTCTGAATGGTTATCTTTGAGGCAAACACTGCTACCATCTCTCCGATTTGCGGGAGGTTCTGCATCAGGCGGGCCCGTTCAGCAACCAGCTTCAGTCCATCCTCCAAGCTAAAGACTCCTGCCACACAAGCCGCTACATATTCACCGAGACTATGACCCATAACGGCAGTCGGTTCAACTCCCCAAGATTTCCAAAGTTGTGCCAGGGCGTATTCTAGAGCGAATAAGGCTGGTTGGGTGTAGGCGGTTTGGTCTAAGGGTGAAGACTTCGCCTCTTCTGGATAAAGGACTTGTAGCAGTGGTTCGTCTAGATAAGGACGTAGAATTTCATCGCAACGGTCGAGAGTTTGCCGGAAAATAGGCTGGTTTTCGTATAATTGACGACCCATATCCAAATATTGAGAGCCTTGTCCAGTGAATAAAAACGCTATCTTTGAGTGTTTTTTAGTGTTGCTTGGACTAGATATAACTAAAGGATTCTCTCTACGAGCAGTAAAATCATTGAGTGCTGTTTGCAACTGTGCATGAGATTGAGTACA from Nostoc commune NIES-4072 includes:
- a CDS encoding aminotransferase class I/II-fold pyridoxal phosphate-dependent enzyme, with the translated sequence MTDLTTKISTLSVEEKRSLLKQLIQKKTSAVEIFTNDNDNDDIPLAYYDFSHSPQYRNLEQMISGIKTKGGVVDPYFKVREGINSNTIVIDGREVINFSSYNYLGFANDPDVSLAAKAAIDRYGTSVSASRLLSGEITIHRELEQEIASLIGAEDAIVFTAGHATNESTIGHLFDKNDLILHDELIHNSILQGCLLSGSTRISFPHNDWQTVDQILTEQRRRYKRVLIVIEGVYSMDGDIPDLPKFIEIKKRHKSFLMVDEAHSMGVIGDRGRGIGEYHSVNPADIDLWMGTISKSFASCGGYIAGCQAVVKYLKYTAPAFVYSAGMSPGNTAAALASIRKLKAEPERVQSLHERAKLFLELASDRRLNTGMSKHSAVIPVIVGNSVRCIQLSQALFDRGINVLPQIYPAVEDKAARLRFFINFNHTPEQIHFTVNTVAKELDQI
- a CDS encoding ABC exporter membrane fusion protein, whose translation is MIKIYQFYHTQAPDSQMAIAKVQEQKNRVRSVTSLGRVEPQGEVITIGGSREERIDKLLVQEGQQVKVGDVLAYLDSYQERLAEKNAAATQLQEARNRFKAESMFGKAQIEEAESRIRQIKMPQMSEIEAQKATVQKIEIALQAKQKDLERFSYLQMQGAISQQSLDDKLLEVSSTENELNNAKAILAKLEQGRSTDLLYAQAQVRSAQASLQLAESKVQVESANSNLKLAIARLELTIIRAPQSGQILKIFAHSGEAISDQGILQIGNTQQMYVVAEVYETDIHRVKVGQTAIISSSAFSKSIPGVVEQMGLQVGKKDVLNTDPAAKIDARVIEVKIRLTDSKLVTRLTNLAVNVLIKP
- a CDS encoding MFS transporter, giving the protein MDKPTITNKLQVFMITWFGQLISLIGSGLTGFALGLWVYQRTGSVTQFALISLFTTLPGIVLSPITGALVDRWERRTTMLLCNTIAGLTTLVLVLLLLINQLQVWHIYTGMSVISVCTAFQFPAYSATITLLVSKQHLGRASGMTNIGEASARLFAPALAGVMVLTIGVKGVLLIDFASYICAVVTLLIVQFPKPEKTTAGNQEKASLLKEAVYGWTYIIKRPGLLGLLLFFAGSNFGLGIASVLITPMLLAFTSPAILGNVMSIAGSGMLVGGIIMSVWGGPKPRVYGVFGFGLLQAMCLLLIGLYPSIPLITAAAFGVFFCVPFMDGSNQAIWQIKVPPDVQGRVFAVRLMIAWSSFPLAYLLAGPLADYVFEPLLASGGLLASSVGKIIGIGAGRGIGLLFIVLGTLNFWVAIFSYLYQPLRMIEKENIDPIYQLQE